One genomic segment of Salarias fasciatus chromosome 8, fSalaFa1.1, whole genome shotgun sequence includes these proteins:
- the chrm3b gene encoding LOW QUALITY PROTEIN: muscarinic acetylcholine receptor M1 (The sequence of the model RefSeq protein was modified relative to this genomic sequence to represent the inferred CDS: inserted 1 base in 1 codon) — translation METPHNAGGFHPKSRVLRLDRKRSSSVQKLSLSVDGGWKQQNASHYSRQRANFSNSPANTTLEPPSEEFDPLGGHTVWQVIIIVFLTGSLSLVTVVGNILVLVSFKINKALKTVNNYYLLSLAFADLTIGTLSMNLYTTYIIMDQWALGPVVCDLWLAIDYVASNASVMNLLVISFDRYFSVTRPLTYRAKRTTKRAMTMIGLAWSISFILWAPAILFWQYIVGERTVQPNECYIQFLSEPIITFCTAIAAFYLPVTIMAFLFWKIYQETEKRNKDVQGLKGSGAGNKSNQAQNQGTDGGRSSGEGRTNSQKNSSAMLRQMSSQSCSSYEMNQQTVESKDSVSLGGPAGPAGPAGPGRCGSCCLRFEALIPGRQASKKSFNTTMSTVGEGDQSSCDSLNNNEVTGDPSGSDAEGEGADSPGSPTDAKKSEKAKKSNRKQPSSTNKSQKGSLADQPPSGITMKDAAMAKRFASKAKTEINKRKNEKKANEKKAARTLSAILFAFITTWLPYNIMVLVNTFCQDCIPGTLWALGYWLCYVNSTVNPMCYALCNKTFRTTFRDILMCQWNQXKNKPQFPQRQAVAYRKKEPI, via the exons GCAGCTCTGTCCAGAAGCTGTCCCTCTCTGTGGACGGAGgttggaagcagcagaatgcgAGTCATTACTCGAGGCAAAGAGCGAACTTCAGTAATTCACCAGCGAACACGACGCTGGAGCCGCCCTCAGAGGAGTTTGATCCTTTAGGAGGACACACTGTCTGGCAG GTCATCATCATCGTCTTCCTCACTGGATCCCTCTCTCTCGTCACTGTTGTTGGAAACATCCTCGTTTTGGTGTCGTTCAAGATCAACAAGGCTCTGAAGACAGTGAACAACTATTACCTGCTGAGCCTGGCCTTCGCTGACTTAACGATCGGCACGCTGTCCATGAACCTGTACACCACCTACATCATCATGGACCAGTGGGCCCTGGGGCCGGTGGTCTGTGACCTGTGGCTGGCTATAGACTACGTAGCCAGCAACGCCTCAGTGATGAACCTGCTGGTCATTAGCTTTGATAG GTATTTCTCTGTGACCAGACCTTTGACCTACCGGGCAAAACGGACCACAAAGCGAGCCATGACCATGATCGGACTGGCCTGGTCCATCTCTTTCATTCTTTGGGCCCCAGCCATTCTGTTCTGGCAGTACATCGTTGGTGAACGGACAGTCCAGCCAAATGAGTGCTACATCCAATTTTTGTCTGAGCCAATCATCACATTCTGCACTGCCATCGCTGCATTCTACTTACCTGTGACTATCATGGCATTTCTGTTTTGGAAGATCTACCAGGAGACAGAGAAGAGAAATAAGGATGTTCAAGGACTGAAGGGATCTGGGGCAGGAAACAAGTCGAACCAAGCTCAGAATCAGGGGACTGATGGTGGGAGATCGAGTGGAGAAGGCAGGACAAACAGCCAGAAGAATTCATCAGCCATGCTCCGTCAGATGAgctcacagagctgcagcagttaTGAAATGAACCAACAGACCGTGGAGAGCAAGGACAGCGTGAGTctaggaggaccagcagggccagcagggccagcagggcCAGGAAGATGTGGGTCCTGCTGCCTCCGGTTTGAAGCTCTTATACCTGGACGACAAGCTTCAAAGAAGTCCTTCAACACCACCATGTCGACGGTGGGAGAGGGAGACCAGAGCAGCTGTGACAGTCTGAACAATAATGAAGTCACTGGGGATCCGTCCGGGTCCGATGCCGAAGGGGAAGGCGCAGACTCACCAGGCTCTCCAACAG ATGCTAAGAAATCTGAAAAGgcaaagaaaagcaacagaaaacaaccaTCATCAACCAACAAAAGTCAGAAAGGGTCCCTGGCTGATCAGCCCCCCTCTGGCATCACCATGAAGGATGCAGCCATGGCCAAACGCTTCGCTTCGAAAGCCAAGACAGAAATCAACAAGCGCAAGAACGAGAAAAAGGCAAACGAGAAGAAAGCGGCTCGGACGCTCAGCGCCATCCTCTTTGCCTTCATCACCACGTGGCTGCCGTACAACATCATGGTGCTGGTCAACACCTTCTGCCAGGACTGCATCCCTGGAACCCTGTGGGCTCTGGGCTACTGGCTGTGTTACGTCAACAGCACAGTCAATCCCATGTGCTACGCGCTCTGCAACAAGACCTTCAGGACCACGTTCCGAGACATCCTGATGTGTCAGTGGAACC GGAAGAACAAGCCACAGTTTCCGCAGAGGCAGGCGGTCGCCTACCGGAAGAAAGAGCCAATCTAG